GGATAGGGGTTCTTCTTTTTTCCATTTTCTTTTCCCCTCGTTTTTTATGATAGGGCAGGATTTCCCTATTGTCAAGATAATTTTTTTAATTTTTTATTATTTTGAGAAAAATTTTTTCAAAATAGGGGGAACCAAAACAACAGAAGAACACAAGATCAAAAGCATTGAATGAAGATAGTAAAACTACTTCAAGATAAGAGCCTTCACCCTCTCAGAAATGGAGGTGGGAAGCTCATCCCGGTTTCCTGGAGAGACCTTATAGATCACCACATCATCCCTTCCCCTTACCCAGTTGAGAAAAGGATGGCGACTTATCTGGATGGTGGCAAGAACGGGGATCTCCGAATCGAGTGCCCTTATCACCTCGCTCCTGAAGGCGGAAGAGAAACACTCCATCTTAGCTATTTCATCTATCACGATGAGTTCTATCCCCTCCTCGGGCGAAATAGAAGGGGCGGCGATCTCTTCAATATCCTTAATGTTTACTCGATAGCGGGCTACCCGGGGACCGCTTTTCAGGTTGATATGGGCGAGTACCCCCTCTCTACCGTCAAGGGTGGTGAGGGAAAAACCAACCCTTTCCCCTCCCTCCTTTGTCTCCTGCGAGAGGAACCCTTTTGCCCGAATCTCCGGGATGAGCTCAAGGATCTTCTTCACCAAGGTGGTTTTTCCTACCCTGGGTGGACCGGTAATTAGGATGTTTTTCTTTTCCATTTTTAGGTCATCTCTTACGATACCAGTCCTCAGGTGGAGTGATGGTATATCTCAATCTCTTTCTCATATTGTAGCGCTCGATCCCCAAGGTGATCAGCCGATCGATCAGTTCGGGGTAAGGGATACCGCTTAGGGCGAGGAGCTTCGGGTACATACTTATCTCAGTGAAGCCGGGCATCGTATTCAGCTCGCTTAGGTAGAGTTTGCCATTTTCCTTATCGAGGAGGAAATCCACCCGGGCGAGCCCAGCGCAGTCTATCAGCTTATAGGCAGTTCTTGCGATCTTCCGCACCTCTTCTATCTTCTCTTTGGGTAGTTTAGCAGGGATCTCGAACTTCGTCTTTCCCCCGATATATTTATCGTAGTAATCGTAAAACTCCCTTTCTGGGATCACCTCTCCGGGAGGGGAGACTATCAACTCCTCGTTCCCCAGGACAGAGCACTCTATCTCCCGTGCCGGTATCCCCTTCTCGATCAAAACCTTGAAGTCGAACTCAAAGGCGAGCTTTATCGCCGGGGCAAGATCACCACGCGTTTTCACCTTGGTGATGCCGACGCTCGAGCCGAGCGCCGACGGCTTGACAAAGCAAGGATAACCGAGTGCTCCCTCTATCTCGTCAAGAGCCCTATCGAGTTCCTCCTCCCACCGGGAACGGGATAAGACGATGTGGGGTACCACCGGGAGCCCGGCGTCGCGGAAGAGCCTTTTTGCCGTTGCCTTGTCCATCGCTATTGCCGAGGCAAGCACTCCGGCACCGACATAGGGGAGATTGAGCATCTCAAAAAGCCCCTGGATCGTCCCATCTTCCCCAAAGGGACCATGTAGTACCGGGAAGGCGACATCAAGCGATAGAAGGACCTCCGGGGGGAAAGATGTGGGGTTCTTCGGTGTTCCTCCCTTTAAATCAGCCAGAGGTTTTCCCTCTACCACCCATCGTCCATCCTTGGTGATGCCTATCTCCACCACCTCGTATTTTCTTTTGTCGATGGCGTTTATGATGGAGGAGGCAGAGACAAGCGATACCTCGTGCTCCCCGCTTTTCCCACCGAATATGACCCCGACCCTTATCTTCTTCATTCTTCGTCCTTTAAGATGGCTTCGGTGATCTTGAAGTGTAATTTCGCTACCTCGGAGAGCTCCTTTTTCCCATATTTCTTTAGGAATTCCTTCCCCGCCTCTACCACCTTCCCTGAAGCCCCTTTTGGTAGCTCAATATCGTATTTTTCGCCAAGGGAGGAAAGTCTCCTTATGAACTCTGCCCGGGCGAGGATAGAGGCTGCCGCTACTGCGATGTCTTCCTCCGCCTTATGTCTCTGTTCTAAATGGATGTTCCTCCCCTTTGTCAG
This sequence is a window from Acidobacteriota bacterium. Protein-coding genes within it:
- a CDS encoding D-alanine--D-alanine ligase gives rise to the protein MKKIRVGVIFGGKSGEHEVSLVSASSIINAIDKRKYEVVEIGITKDGRWVVEGKPLADLKGGTPKNPTSFPPEVLLSLDVAFPVLHGPFGEDGTIQGLFEMLNLPYVGAGVLASAIAMDKATAKRLFRDAGLPVVPHIVLSRSRWEEELDRALDEIEGALGYPCFVKPSALGSSVGITKVKTRGDLAPAIKLAFEFDFKVLIEKGIPAREIECSVLGNEELIVSPPGEVIPEREFYDYYDKYIGGKTKFEIPAKLPKEKIEEVRKIARTAYKLIDCAGLARVDFLLDKENGKLYLSELNTMPGFTEISMYPKLLALSGIPYPELIDRLITLGIERYNMRKRLRYTITPPEDWYRKR
- a CDS encoding NTPase, whose amino-acid sequence is MEKKNILITGPPRVGKTTLVKKILELIPEIRAKGFLSQETKEGGERVGFSLTTLDGREGVLAHINLKSGPRVARYRVNIKDIEEIAAPSISPEEGIELIVIDEIAKMECFSSAFRSEVIRALDSEIPVLATIQISRHPFLNWVRGRDDVVIYKVSPGNRDELPTSISERVKALILK